In Synchiropus splendidus isolate RoL2022-P1 chromosome 15, RoL_Sspl_1.0, whole genome shotgun sequence, the genomic stretch CCATGCTCAAGTTACCggaatgaataaaacataatCTTGgctaaaaagaaaatgcaattttaatATTCTCATCTAATTTGCAGATTCTGGAATGCGAGTTCTACCTTCTGGAGTTGATGGTAAGACCCTAATATCGTGAAATTATTTAAGGCTTTGACCCTCATTTTTGAggtttgaaaaataaacttATGTCAGTTTTCAATAGTATTGTCTAGTTTTTCGGCGTGTTTACAAGTCAGTTgtattttgttgtatttaacATTAATTTTCTTCATAAATGGGTATCCTTTTTTGACTTTTTGACTGAGATCTGTCCCCTTAGACAGGttcatcagttcatcacatttaGAGTTACTCACACCGAAGCGCCGGTCAGAGTCATTTGTGTGTTATTGTGGGTGTTCACTAGTTTGCCAGCATGCAGTCATGAGTTGtgtaattgaaaaaaatcattattacGCTTTGTGACCACCTATTATTAGGGCAGATATACAGCTTAAATCCTGAAATGCATTTCAGGACTGCTGCTTGATCGTGTACCACCCGTACCGGCCGCTGCTGCAGTACGTGCAGGACATGGGCCAGGAGgacatgctgctgccgctgGCCTGGTGCTTACATCCTACCATACTCCACCACCTCTTATAATCTCCTCACTCTTTATAAACTTTGAATTCCTCTGCTTGCATCAGGCGCATCGTGAATGACACCTACCGTACAGATCTATGCCTGCTCTATCCTCCCTTCATGATCGCTTTAGGTGGGTTCAGCTCTGAAGCTATTTAACTCTGAGGTCTGCGTCCGGAGCTCACTGTGTTTCTGTACCGCAGCTTGTTTGCACGTGGCCTGTGTGGTGCAGCAGAAGGATGCCAGGCAGTGGTTTGCAGAGCTCTCTGTAGACATGGATAAAGTGAGTACCCTGATGCATGGGATGTGGTTGAAATTGTACACAAGTTCAGGCGCTAGTGTGCGGCGTGTGTGATGTTGTTTATCCATAGATCCTGGAGATTATCCGGGTCATCCTCAAGCTTTATGACCAGTGGAAAAACTTTGATGACCGAAAAGAGATCGCTGCGGTGCTTAACAAGATGCCCAAACCAAAACCTCCTCCCAACAGGTAGGATGGTCTCTTGGTAAAAAGCAGACCTAGATAATAAATTATCTTTTGTTCTCCAGTGAGAATGACCAGAGCTCCAACGGAAACCAAAGCAACTCTTACAGCCAATCATAGCAGAGCTCTGGACCCGCTTGCTGTAGAATCACCACACCGCACAACACGCCCACAACTCGCGGCCTTCACCCGACTCCGAGTGGCTGCACAACACAGCAGAGCGGTCAGCTCAGTATGAGTTCGAGTCATTGATTCTTTTGATAGTTTATTATTAACTTTTTACCCTCCCttacagttaaaaaaacattatttgagTAAACTATGTGTCCACTTTAGTGAGTCAAGTGCTGGCATTTTCAGTTCAGAATTATGAGGTCAGTGAATGCACCTGTGGTTGTGTCATAGTATTAGATTGGAATATATAAACTCACTTTTTTCCAAAATTCAAAATGATGATTTTatcacttaaaaaaatcaactgggaaaaataataataagaaatttTCCTGCTTCCTGATTATTTACTCTTCTTCAAATGGTTAATgagtttttaatttaatattgagTGAGCGAATGAATAATGGGCCAAAAACCAGGTGACACTGTTGGTGTCTGTGAACGGTTCATTCCTCAGGGACTGTGGTTTCTGcgtctgtatatatataatgtaaagGGTCTTTGAATCTAACTGACCTCTTTTTGAACTGTGGAAGGAAGTGCTCCCACAATGATCCAAACTTTTGGTTACATCCTTgttcttcctttctttctgtTGTACATATGTTCTTTTGAATTAGTGTGCCACTTTGCCCTCTGTAGGGATTTTGCCTTTTATTAGAAACTTCATATCAAGCTTGATTTTTttccttagtttttttttcttgtatatCAGCATTTTCTTATCTGTAAAAGTGTGACTCTCAAAACAAGGTACTCGACAGCCTTAAAAACAAGCGGTCGACGTAGGATCGCCTCATTTTGAGCACATTTATTCCAATTTGCGTGAGCTACTTCACACCTGAATGTGAccgttgtttttgtttctagGCTATTTTCAATTGTGGAGGGCAAATGAATTACCGGACTGTGTCACCTTTCACAATAAAAGGGCTTTTTCTCCTCTTGAATCTGGTGCAGCTGAGCAACTAGAGCTGATATGTTGATGAATACTTGAAAGTGTGTGTATACTTTTTTGTACATCTGTGATTCTAATAAAATATTGTGTGCTATATGAACTGTCTGGTTTCAAGATGCATCACTCCGGGAATATTCCAGCCTGTTACAAAAGTCACAGTTTACCTAACTCCAATGTCACCCGTTACATATCGTCATGAAAAATTTACGAAACTGCGTTGAGTCACAAATATCAATTTACATCTAAGCCCTTGCAAAATATAtgcttcatgtttcattttgcttCTGAGCTAGCGAAGTTAAAATGCTTTTGCGTTTTTAATGTTACCCCTTGTGAGTACGGCCATTCGCCGTGACGTCACGGCAAATGGCAATTTCCGTATTCttccttcaaaataaacttTGCTTAAGCGCGGACTTCTTGTAAATAAACGTCCGCCGTGAGTACCGTTACTCaacttttattgtgtttataaaTAAATCGGTGAAATTGTACTATATGTGTCCATTTGCATGAAAACTGTGCCAAAGATTGAGCCCCATCCTGCTTTTATACTCTTATTCTGAATTCCTGAGACCGGAAGTTATACTCATCACGGACTCTACCTTGATCGTCACTACGCTCAGCTCCCACCAGCCAGGCTGCGGAGGATGTCGACCCCTCCGCGGGGACACTCTCCGGGCAGGACGCTTGAGTCCAGCGGATTCCTCCCGACTGCGTCCCCGTTTCCTGGCATCCATCGGCTCCCATGAGGCCCCCGCTCATGAAGCCCCCAGCTGCCAAAGTGAGGCGGAAAGTGGCCGGAGACAGAGAGCATGTGTTGGCGCGTCGGGTTCGCCTGGACGCGGTCGTGTGTGGTTGATCTGGGCCAGAACCAGAGCGTCTCCACCGGCCTCCTGGGCTCCGATGAGCAGCTCTCCTTTCATGGGCTCATCATCGCCCGACCCCTGCAGGACCCCGGCGGGATCATGTTCGCTCTGGGCTCGGACTCATGGTGGCGGAAGACCCTGTATCTGACTGGAGGGGctctgctggctgctgctgcttatCTGCTGCACGAACTGCTGGCGATCAGGTACCCACGCGCTCGCATCCTCTTctatttacagaaaaaaatctgctgTATATCAGGATTACTTAATAGTGGCGGGGTGGGAGGGGTGAGAGCAATATGGAATCGTGAGTGGGTGGCTGTGATGTAACGACCCCTCGCCCCCACCAAAACTAACATTCAGAAATATCGTTTCACATCGGATTATCGTGAGGAAAAACAGGCCATACTTCTCTATTGATTCCATGTCAGGAGGTCACCTTGTGTGTGTACACAACCGCCCCCCATACTCCCCAGTACATacacacaaggacacacacacactgagagccTCAATATAAAGTGTTCAATGAAGTTGTTTCATCGTTTCACAGTCGCACCGTTGTTCTACATCATCATGTGGAGCGCGTCCCCGGATGTTGCTGTGCAGAAGCAGTTTTCAGCaccacagtcagacagacagctccGTATTCCTGCCTGCACGTGACCACGTGACTCTGGCGCTGGGCTCCCCTAGGCGCATGCGCGCTcacgtttctcttttttttgacCCGTGATGGTAGTGACATTGGTGGTTCCCCTGAAGCACTACTTCCTGAGCTGTGAAAAGGCTGAAGTAATGTTTTATATCGCTGATGCCGAGTTCCAGTGGTTCCAGCTGACCTTTGAGAAACGGATTGCAGTTAATTTGTCGAGTTAAAAAGACaacagtttgttgttttttccacAACAAGCGTGTCAAACACACcgtattaaaatacaaaaaattatTTGTTGGCCTGTTGTTGATCAGtatcagattattattattttttttttcatggaataAAAGTCAAACTTTTCCCATAATGGAAAACAACGTGTTTGGGTGTTGACTTGTTTTTTCCGCCTGACAGAAAACAGGAAGAGCTGGACTCTAAAGATGCCATCATCCTGCACCAGTTCTCCCGGCCCAGAACTGGCATCCCATCCCTGTCGCCCTTCTGCCTTAAGACGGAGACCTACCTCCGCATGGTGGACCTACCCTACCAGGTAGCCCCTCCTCGAGAACCTTGTTTGCACATGTATTTCTCACATCCCTCCTACGGCATCTCCCCTCAGAACTACTTCGACGGGAAGCTGTCTCCTCTCGGAAAGATGCCGTGGATCGAGTACAATCAGGAGAAAGTCTGTGGCTCTGACTTCATCATCGACttcctggaggagaagctgggcgTGAGTCTCAATAAGAGCCTGACTCCGCAGGAGATGGCCGTGTCTCGCGCCATCACTAAAATGGTGGAGGAACATTTCTACTGGTGAGTGACAGCTTGTTATTGTTAGCAAACGGCGAGGGCCAAGCGATAGGAGTTGGAATAGTATTGTAGTTTTTTTCTGCAGTAAGAGGGACCATAAATGTCTGGCACCATACATGTTTATTAAACACCTAAAAGACTCAACAGCAGTGATGGTGTATTATTTGTTGCCCTCAAATCCTTTTCCCCTTGAGCCAAATGACCTTTTAGGAATCTAAGCTGTGCGCGTTAAACATAATATACAAGCAATTCTCAGCAGCTAGGTTCTGCAAATCTATCGACCAACAGTTTTTAAATACTATAAAAGGGTTCGGAGAAGTATTTGCTATGTGCTCACTTGAGCTTGGAGTTCTCGAGCTCTATATCATAATGCAGCACGGCCATCTGCTGGTGGAAAGTGGACATTACAGTCGATCGTCCAGAACAGCCGTTGCTTTTTTAGTGTCGCTGCCAGCCCTTTTGAATGACGCATAAAAATCAGAATGAGCCTCAGTATTAAAGGACAAAGCAATGGACATAGAAATATGTTTTTTGATACGATAATGTTCAAGTGCCcttattgtgttgtttgttttgtaggaCCATTGCGTACAGTCAGTGGGTGGACAACCTGGAGGAGACGCAGAAGATGCTGTCCGTGAGCGGACCCATGAGCGATTTGCTCAGGTGGATTCTGAGTCACGTGACTGGCGGGATTGTCAAGAGGGAGATGTATGGACATGGGATCGGACGTTTCTCTGAGGATGAGGTCTATGCCCTGATGGAGAAGGACATGCGCACGCTTGCCACCTTGCTAGGTAatggatgatgacatcattgtttatCTAGTGTTCTCAACTGCTGAGGTATATAGGCTTTGTTTATTCATAATATCCGGATTATATTCAACTGTTTTTGTATCTGCAGGTGATAAAAAGTACCTGATGGGCGCAAGATTGACAACAGTGGATGCGACAGTGTTTGGTCATCTTGCTCCAGCTATGTGGATGTTACCAGGAACCAGGCCTGAGCAGCTTATTAAAggtcagctctgctttcaacgCTTTGATGAAGAGACTTCCACTGAATGGACTCATGCTAAATATGctgcaaataaatacaatacataAGTGAATAAAAATCAAAGAAGAATCCACAACAAACTAAATAGACTGTCTCTttataaaaatgcaaataataatgtagaatgaatgggcaatgtgtcaataaataatttattattatttttaagcaGTATTGTTCAAATTGACAATactaaaatgtgattttttttttttacgatccAGAAGTTAAAGGGTTAAAGCTAACGTTAATTGACTTCTTCTGTGGCTTTTAAAAACTGTCACAGGTGAGTTGATCAACCTGGCGATGTACTGTGAGCGGATTCGCCGGCGGTTCTGGCCCGAGTGGTTTGTGGATCTTGAAGACTTCCGCTACAAGGGAACCTCAGAGGACAGTGACTCTCGCTCTGGTCTTCCTGATCTGGGTCTCTACTCGCGCACAGACTCGTCCTCCTCCCACTGCGACAGCCCCAcccacaccacacacactcccacgCCACGGGCCCCTCAGTCTCCCGTCAGCGACCCCACCGGACACTCGCTGTACGACTCCGACATGGACACGGAGTGTTCTGAAGTGGATCTGCTGAAGTGTTGACGACACTTTTAATAGGTaactgcacaaacacactctccaGTCACGGAGCGGGGTCCACCCTGCGGCCTGGAACGGGCGGAATCTCAGCCCCCTAGTGGAGGAAAGGGAGAATAGCAGGTTTATGAAGCAGGATGATCAGAACTAGAGGAGTAAAGGAGTGAATGACGCCGCTGCTGAGAAACTCCTCCGTCTGCAGTCACAACTTCTCCTTGTTGTCACATGGACGTTACCATGGCGACTTTATATGTGTCACTTGTAGCAAGCTGCACCACCCAGCCTTGTGTGTCTCGACCAACTGAACCCTTGACGCCTTGATATATCGACGTATAGAGAAAATTATACATCTGTAAATATTCAGTATATATAGGTATAGACagacatatttaaatatataaataggtATATAATATAGTGAGCTTGTTTTTGTCCGTCTTGTGAATGTAAATATGGTGGCAAAATCACTTTCATGGTCACATGGTCTTGCTGTCTCTCCGCTGTATCAGACTGATGGCAGCAGttggtccattttttttattttgaacctGTTCAACAGGACGAAAGCTTTAAGTTACATAATATTTATGTTACACAGGTGCGAGATTTAGGAGCGAGCGATACAATCAAATCCGTGATGAGTGCATGGCTGGGACATGCATCCAAACCTCCCTTTACATGAGCTGTTGAGATGCTGCTGTTAGAGAGTCAGAACTTGCGTTGAAAAGCTCTTAGTTGCAATAAGGAGGCAGTGGAAAAAGATGGATTTTGTCGAGACGACTGTAAAATGGAGGGATCTATTCGCGTTTGTCATGCAGCAAATGCAAAATCCCCCATTTTGTGTTTGCATCCATCAGAGTGGTGACCAACGGGAACCTGTCGTTTTAGATAGTGGCACCAAAACACGccaattttaaaaagaaaaatgtgatttcTGTGTCTCACTTTTCTGTATATTATTTCACCAGTCAAACTAAATGTTGCGTCGCTGTGATGTCATTCTCTATAGTGCTACATACACTATGCTCATTTGTTTTGGTGCCACAGTACGCCATGTTAcaccacacagtcacacacatcaGAGCTTCTTTAGCATGTACTCTGTCGCACTTTGTTACACAACAGCATGTTACTATATGAGAGTTTAGTTTTTCtaagacacatttatttttattattacgtTGCGCTGTTTTCAAGATTGTTTATCAGTATAACGCCTACACAGCATTACACTGTGTAACTTGCTGTGTGATATGTTGCACTATGTACTAGTTATTAATTTGCACGTTTGTCTGTGGGGTTGTGCCAAGTTCTTTTGCTTTTGCTCTACTGCCTTATTTGTTATTATGTCGATTTTGCTTTCAGTTTTGTGACACAATTTTGTTATTCAAAATGTGCCATTGCTTTGTATAACATTAAGATTTTTACATTTGACTTTGTGACGTTAcgttatttatttcatgtgtaTTTCTGTCCCATCCTTATATTTTACTGCTTATATTAGTTTGGGTcaggggggcagcagccagaacaaagaggcccagacctaGTCGCTCCTCCGTGTTCGGAGTCTACCCCTGGGTCTTCCCCCACTCCGACTTCACTAGGGGAGCGACTAGGTGTCATCTTAAAACGGAGCGGATGACTGCAAGCtcagccttttggctcagctcttccttcacttcACCCCTTCATGACTTCAAAATCTACTCCAGCCTTCACCCCCAGTGTCTGTGCTCTTGACTCTTCACCACAATCTCTCAGGTTGGCTCATAAGAAGGAAGTCATTTTGCCTTATGCTATGCGTCTTCTTTCATTTATAAAAGTGCcagtgtttgattttttttcagttggttTTTGCCTTGTTTGTATCTATTTCAACCAAAAAAAAGGGTTGCACCTGTGTCTTCATCAGATCTCTGTGTGCAATAGAAACATTCTCTGTGGTGAGAACATGTTTCCTGCATGTATTCGCTGCTGATAAACTCACACCTGATGGAATATTCGATCATCAGAAATGAACTGTGCAATGTGATCCAGCTATTGACTGAAGTGTTCCATCTCTGCTTGTAGACTAGAAGCCATATTGTGTGTCGTCTTTTGATGTGGtctgtgctgaaaaaaaaaatacactggaaTCTCATCATATTGTAAATAAAAGGACTTTAGGACCAGACCGTGTGTCGCTGGACAAATCCCCATGAATGTATCTCAGAGCGGAGAAGGTGTGTGGCAGTGGATTACTCATGATTTCATTAAATATGGCTGTGATCTTTTacactttttgtgtgtgtgtgaagactcACTTGCACCTGAAGAAGCTCAGAGGTTTGGTTTACTCTGACATATCTGGCTCCTAATCCCTCTCCCTGTGTGCTTGCTACCGAATGACAATCCTAAACCCTCCCAACAATGCCGCAGGATTAGCTCTCTGCCCTTTTCTTTGTGCTCGTACTGGAGCTctactgaaatggaagagagaAAAAGGCGAGTAGTGGGAGCGGAGCTGCAGACCGGGGGACTTGGTGGGGGGCGGTGTGAAAAGGGCACCGGGAGGAAGACGGACCAACAGTCGCAGACAGATGAATGATATTTGGAGACTGGCTGCATGCATTTTTTACTGAGCATTGTTCTGAAGCCCCCCAGAGACCCTCCTCTGCAGACCGAGGAGACAATTCAGAGCTGACAATGACACTTGAGGATCTCTGgtgagtgtgtgcttgtgtgtgtgctcagtgaGAGACATTGTGTGTGGTGTACAGTTGAATGAGTCGGAAAGGGAGGGCACAAGTGTGTTTGTTAaagtgttagtgtgtgtgaggctgtgtgtgtgagaatatGAATAATGCAGAAGAGGACTGTAGGACCACGAGGGCCGGGAGGAGGGCAGATGGTCGCCTGCTGATAGGACAGAATTCTAGCAACAGGGTCCTCCAGGGTGCTGGGCttagacatgcacacacactcattcttATGGCTCTCTGTACTCCTCTAGTCACATCACTGTTGTTATAAGAcgtgttttttgtttcctgAGATAATGGCAAAAATCAAAACTAGGTTCAAACCATCTTTCTCACTACCTAATGTTGTCAGTCACAACAATGATGGCGAATATTACTCTGATGGAGATCAACTATCtccaactttttattttaattttaattttttttattattattttattatttttttaattttaattttaattttttagcCTTCTCAGATGGCCCTTTTAATTTGTTGCTGAATCAGAAATTCCAAATTAAACCTCAATTTTTATTTGACTTAAAATTTACCAATGGTTTAATCTGAAATGTTCATCTGAAATGTCCGTCATGTTTCAGTTTCAACGTTGCTGATTTTGAATACAACTAATGCGGTGACTCTACCTGCCACTGTTATGAATGAAGTGGATCATTTTGTGCTTCTGCAGATCAGAAGTCAGTCGCTCTGAATGGCTCCGGCTCAGAgtcctgtgaggacatttgaaACATAGTGGTGGGATCAAACCACCCTGCTGACCTGTGCATAAACTAAGACTCTAAAAGGCCTCGATTTCCAACGCGCCCTCGTAGGCAGCACTTTGGACCAGCTCACAATCTGGTTTGCAACCTTCTCCATGGGAAGTATGAGCTTCTTTTGGACTCTTTTTCATCACACTGTGTTAAAGCCAGCTGAAAGCCTGGGCTCCAAATTTTGAACGAATCCACCAATTTATAGTGATCAAATATAATTATATTTCACAATTAAATGATTTTAGTTGTCACTTATAATCCAggaaattatgaattattattattaaattgttcCACAGGAACGCGAGTGCAATAATATGTAGCGACAATAGAATTCCACTAGATAGCAGTAGTGAGCCACATGTGTcaccttgtttttctttctgcctTTTGAAATATACTACAAAAACACACGTTGATGTATGACGTATACTATGTTATTTTAATAGAAGTTTAATCCGTTGCTACATCAAAAACGTAGTAATGGCATTTTGCTGACTTCAGCGGCTATGCGGAAGTTGAATACGTCATCGGCGGTCTGACGTTAGAGACAGCATTTTGAGGTCAGAAAATAATAATCGCATTCTCTCCCCTCCACCCTTTTTTTCTAACCTGAAAATGATCTAATTTTGTATTCTTTTTATGCAGCGGTTTCAATGGCAAATCTAATTCATGACCGGGGCCTGTTCCGAATCAAGGCCTGCGCCTCAGCCGTCAATCAAACGCACGACTTT encodes the following:
- the faxca gene encoding failed axon connections homolog, whose product is MCWRVGFAWTRSCVVDLGQNQSVSTGLLGSDEQLSFHGLIIARPLQDPGGIMFALGSDSWWRKTLYLTGGALLAAAAYLLHELLAIRKQEELDSKDAIILHQFSRPRTGIPSLSPFCLKTETYLRMVDLPYQNYFDGKLSPLGKMPWIEYNQEKVCGSDFIIDFLEEKLGVSLNKSLTPQEMAVSRAITKMVEEHFYWTIAYSQWVDNLEETQKMLSVSGPMSDLLRWILSHVTGGIVKREMYGHGIGRFSEDEVYALMEKDMRTLATLLGDKKYLMGARLTTVDATVFGHLAPAMWMLPGTRPEQLIKGELINLAMYCERIRRRFWPEWFVDLEDFRYKGTSEDSDSRSGLPDLGLYSRTDSSSSHCDSPTHTTHTPTPRAPQSPVSDPTGHSLYDSDMDTECSEVDLLKC
- the ccnc gene encoding cyclin-C; amino-acid sequence: MAGNFWQSSHYLQWVLDKQDLMKERQKDLKSLSEEEYWKLQIFFANVIQALGEHLKLRQQVIATATVYFKRFYARYSLKSIDPVLMAPTCVFLASKVEEFGVVSNTRLISAATSVLKTRFSYAFPKEFPYRMNHILECEFYLLELMDCCLIVYHPYRPLLQYVQDMGQEDMLLPLAWRIVNDTYRTDLCLLYPPFMIALACLHVACVVQQKDARQWFAELSVDMDKILEIIRVILKLYDQWKNFDDRKEIAAVLNKMPKPKPPPNSENDQSSNGNQSNSYSQS